Genomic segment of Edaphobacter bradus:
TCCTGATGCCGCTGATCGCCCTCTCGACGACCTTCTTCGGCTGCATCTCGCTCCTCTGCGGTCTATGGGACAAGTCCGGCCGCCAGCAGCACGGGATCGCGCACCTCTGGGCGCGCTCGCTGCTCATCCTCAGCCTCTCGCCGATCCGGCTCATCGGGGCCGAAAAGCTCCATCTCCAGGAGACCGCCGTCTACGCGGCCAACCACCTCAGCTACTACGACACCCCGGTCCTCTTCGCCAAGCTTCCCTTCCAGTTCCGCATCCTCGCCAAGCAGAGCCTCTGGAAGATCCCCTTCATCGGCTGGTACCTCCGCCACTCCGGCCAGGTTCCGGTCGATCAGTCCAGCGCGCGCAACGCCGTCGCCAGCCTCAACCGCGGAGTCCAGACCCTCAGGCACGGCCTCCCGCTGGTCATCTTCCCCGAAGGCGGCCGCACCCCGGACGGCGAGGCCAAGCCCTTCGTCTCCGGAGCGGCCTACATGGCCATCAAGGCCCAGGTTCCCATCTACCCCATCACGCTCGTCGGAACCTATGAGCTGCTCCCCATGCACACCTACCACCTCAACCCGCGCCCTCTGGCCATCATCATCGGCGACCCCATCCCCACCACCGGCCTCATCACCCGCGACGCCGACGCACTCACCCAGCGAGTCTTCGACACAATCACCGCTACCTACTTCGAGCACAGCACGAAGTAAGCACCGCCTCAGCCCACGGGCGCGTACATCATGTTGGCAGGCACTCCATACGCGCATGCACATGTCATGGGTAGGCTATGCAAGGCAACTTTTCGATCTTCCTGCCGGCCGTCATTGGGCTGGCAGTACTGCTCGTCTTCGCCTTGCTTCACCTCGACCGATCGAAGGCCATCGATCCCTCCCGGAAAGCTCCTCACTGAGGAAGATCTGCTACAGCAAACGAGGTCTCACCACTGAAAGGGCCCGACAGAAAGCCCTCGTGTACACTGTCTTCGTTTTTCAAGGCTTGCGACCGGACCACCCCTGAGGCCACCATGCTCAACGCGCAGACGTGCAGGGTATTCACCGCAGCATCTCTCCTCCTACTCGCTTCATCGCCCGCAAGATCACAGGACACACAGCTCTGCCTCTTCAACGGAGCAGGCAACATGAGCGCACCAATCCCACCCGCCGTTATCTTGTCGGCTCCGCACGGTCCACCTTTCAGAGCCATCGTAGAAACAACCTTCGACCAGAGACTCTCTGACGGAAACTCCATTCACGGCACTGTTCGGTACCACATCGCCCGCGACTCCTCCGGGAAGACCCTGCTCGAGACGCCTTTCGGCTGCTACATCGGAGACGACGGCCATCGCCATCAACAGATTCAGGTCACTGTGACTGATCCTTCAGGACAGACCACGACGCGCTGGCAAACGAACAACACGGCACTCAACATCGCAACCATCTCTCACATCACCCATTCCGATCCGCCAGAGGAGGTCAAGGCAGAGGTGAAGGCCGCAGCAGCAGCAAACGCCGACAGGATTCGGAGAGAAGTAGAAGTGGTGCAGTCCCAGACTCGCCGCGAGAGCCTCGGAAGCAGCGCCTTCCAGGGCGTCTCTGCCACTGGCACAAGAACAGTCCGAACGATTCCGGCAGGCGATGAAGGAAACACTCAGCCAATCGAGATCATCAACGAGACCTGGACATCAGGAGACCTCGGTATCACCATGAAGGCCATGAGCGATGATCCCCGGCGAGGCGGCACAACCACTGAAGTCGAAGAGATTCATCTCGGCGAACCCGACCCCGCCACGTTCTCTCCGCCACCGGGCTACACCATCAAAGAACTCACGATCAAAGAACTGAGGCCCGCCGCAACCGCAGCTCTCGTCGCCGCTCCCTAGGCATGTGCTTTCGAAATCTCGTCCGCAGCGCGGACGCATATCGGTGTTAATTTCCGTCGTCCCGGTTGCCTCACAGCAATGATCTAGAATGGCCGACCATGCTTGAGGAGAAGTACACGGCAGTTCAATTGGAAGAAGGGCGTGCCCCGGCATTGTTCAATGCGGCTGCGCTGCTGGTTTCGTTATTAGCCGGAGCCGTCGTATTTCTCCCTTTCGCACTGAACACGTCCCCCTTGGACACAGTGATGCTGAGGGTTCCAGGCAATCAAGGTAACTGGTCGCACGCGCTCGTAGGAGCACCTTTCTTTCTTGCATTTCCCATGATTTGGCTACGCCTGCGCTCGTTCCTTTCAAAGCAACTGTCCACCTCTGCAGGACGACGCTTTAGCTGGGTTGCCGTGGGCCTTTCAATCTGCGGGACGATCCTGGTTGAGGTGCCATTCCTGTTGCACCGCGCTGGAACAAGTGAATGGCAACGCCTCGCAATCATCGGTACGGGCTTTGGCATCGAGATCGCCAGCGCGATTCTTTTGTTCCGGCACCGAAGCGACATATTTCCTACCCGCGCCTGCTATGTCGGTCTCAACACCGCTTACCTTGCCAACGCGGCGCTCTGCCTGATTGTTTATAGCGCGGCGCAGGGCCCCATCCGTTCAAGGTCCGGCTGGCTGGTAACGATGGTGATCGTGTGGCCCATGGCTCTGGAACTTGCCCGGATATTCATCCAGACTTCCAGAACGCAAACCGCGCAAAACAATTTTCCCCTCTAGTGCCTTACACAGCGCGTCTTCGACATCATCACCGACACATACTTCCAACACACGCAGTGATAGCTTATCTCCTAGTCACTACTCGCAGCTTGTTACTTCCATTCTTCAGGCGCTTGACCCGAAGAATGGAAGAACCCGCAATCTTGCTGGCCCGGCCTAACGATTAATCAGATCAAGGATAGACTCCGCGTCCTCAAACACGGTCGATACCGTGAGAGCATGGAACTTTTCAGCCTCCGCCGCACGCGCGGCCTCCGCCTGCTGCACCCGCTTCTCAGCATCCACACCCAGGATCAGCCGCACGGGGACGTCGTCGCTGTTTGCCAGTTGTACAGTCAGCTCGGCGATTTTGCGCGGGTTGCCCTCCTCCCGTCCCTCGATGGTCCGTAGAAGTTTGAAAATCTGTCCAACGGAAGCCTCGTACTCGGGCAGAAACTCAGGGATGTTCTGGCCTGCTCGCCGTGCCCAGTTCGTCCGGATGCCGCCCGGCTCCAGTGTGCACACCTTGACACCAAACGGCGCAACCTCCATCGCCAGTGCGTCGCTGAACCCGCCGACAGCCCACTTTGCAGCGTGGTACGGCGTATTTCCTCCGTAGGCGAGACGCCCCCCGATCGATGAGATCTGGAAGATATGGCCGCTCTTCTGCTTTCGCATTATAGGAATCGCAGCCCGGGTCGTGTACACGACGCCGTAGAAGCAGGTGTCCACCACGGCCTTGAAGTCCTCCGCGCTCATCTGCTCAAACGGTCCCAGCTGACCATACCCCGCGTTGTTCACCAGCACATCCAGCCGGCCAAACGTATCCACGGCCAGCTTCACCGCAGCCTTTGCGGCCTCCTCATCGCGCACCTCGAGCCTCACCGGCTTCACGCGCTCCCCAAACTGAGCCACCAGCGGAGCAAGCTCCTCAGTCCGCCGCGCGCCGGCCACAACGCTGTCGCCCGCAGCCAGCGCGGCTTCGGCGATATCGCGCCCTAAACCGTTTCCACTTCCCGTAATCAACCAAACCTTCGCCATGACCAAATCCTCCTGCAGATAGGATTCATAAATGAGCAAGTGGTTGCTCATTTATTCTCGACCGGCAAAAATCTCTACCTCAGGGCCCGCCACACCATCGCAAATACCCGCTCCGTCAACTCGTTACGCCGCTTCGGGTGCTTTGTAATGAAGTCTATCGTCGCCTCCTGCATCGCCAATATCGTCGCCGCGGCGAACCCCGCAGGCAGACCCTTCAGCGCCCCGCGCCCGTCCAACTCGCTCAGCGTCGCATCGATCAGCTCCCGGTGCTCCGAGGTTCTCGCTCGCGTCTCCGACGTGATCAGGTCCGACACATTCAACAGCACCGAGACCTTCCGCTTAGCCGGAAACTCGATCGCCCAGTCGAGAAAGCTCGACCACACATGCCATGCACGGCGTTCAGGCCCCGCCTTCTGCGGAAAATCTGCGTTGATCCTGCTGTACACCTCACTCTTCAGCTCCAGATAAAGCTCGTTCAGCAGCTCTTCTTTATTCGCGAAGTAAGTAAACAGCGTGCCTTCGGCAAGTCCTGCCGCCTTTGCGATCTTCGCCGTAGACGCGCCCAGTCCGCCCTCAGCGATCTCCTTCACAGCCGCCCGAAGAATCGCGGCGCGTTTTTCAGGACTCCTCAGTCGTGCCATGCTCAGCCAGACTAACAGCAGCCCCCTCTCCGCTCGCCCCCATACCTCAGAAGAACTTCAAGCTCTTCTACAGCTACAACCTCCACGATAAAATCCCACATGTCCCATCTCCCGAAAGTTGAGCTGCACCTCCACCTCGACTGCTCTCTGAGCTTCGAAGCAGTCTCCCGCCTCGATCCCTCGATCTCCCGCGCCGAGTTCGAAACCGGCTTTATCGCCCCGCGCCGCTGCACCAGTCTGGCCGACTTCCTCACCCGCGCGCCGCGAGGCTTTCGCCTCATGCAGAGCGAAGCCGCCCTCGAGCTCGTCACCGAGGACATCTTCCAGCAGCTCGCCGCCGATGGAGTCATCTACGCCGAGATCCGCTTCGCGCCCCTGCTCCATCTCGAGAAAGGCCTCACCCCCGCCGCGGTGGTGGCCGCCGTCGATCGCGCGACCGAGCGCTGCATCGCCGCTACCGGTGTTGAGGCCCGCCTGATCCTCTGCACCCTGCGGCACTTCACCCCCGAGCAGTCCCTGCTCACCGCGCAGCTCGTCCGCCGCTTCCAGGGCAGTCGGGTCGTCGCCCTCGACATCGCCGGCGACGAGGCCGGCTTTCCCATTGACGCGCACATCCCGGCGTTTCGCTATGCACTCGAACACAACCTCCATCGCACCGCGCACGCTGGCGAGGCACGCGGACCCGACAGCGTATGGGAGACCCTCCGCGCCTTTCAGCCCACCCGCATCGGCCACGGCGTCCGCAGCATCGAGGACGCGTCCCTGGTTGAGCACCTCCGCCGCGAGCGCATCCACCTCGAAGTCTGCCCCTCCAGCAACGTCCAGACCTGCGCCTCTCCCTCCTACGAAGAGCACGCCGTGGATCAGCTCTTCCGCGCCGGAGTCTCCCTCGGCATCAACACCGACTGCCGCACGATCACCAACATCACGCTGGAGGAGGAGTACGCCCAGCTCCGGGAGCACTTCCAATGGACGCCGGACCATCTCTTCACCTGCAATCGCAACGCTCTGAACGCTGCCTTCGTCGAAGACCCCGAGCGGCAGCGGCT
This window contains:
- a CDS encoding TetR/AcrR family transcriptional regulator; this encodes MARLRSPEKRAAILRAAVKEIAEGGLGASTAKIAKAAGLAEGTLFTYFANKEELLNELYLELKSEVYSRINADFPQKAGPERRAWHVWSSFLDWAIEFPAKRKVSVLLNVSDLITSETRARTSEHRELIDATLSELDGRGALKGLPAGFAAATILAMQEATIDFITKHPKRRNELTERVFAMVWRALR
- a CDS encoding lysophospholipid acyltransferase family protein is translated as MTPQDPVISTEAQRSEPSSAPIRENPRSPLFRWLTYLVLMPLIALSTTFFGCISLLCGLWDKSGRQQHGIAHLWARSLLILSLSPIRLIGAEKLHLQETAVYAANHLSYYDTPVLFAKLPFQFRILAKQSLWKIPFIGWYLRHSGQVPVDQSSARNAVASLNRGVQTLRHGLPLVIFPEGGRTPDGEAKPFVSGAAYMAIKAQVPIYPITLVGTYELLPMHTYHLNPRPLAIIIGDPIPTTGLITRDADALTQRVFDTITATYFEHSTK
- a CDS encoding SDR family NAD(P)-dependent oxidoreductase, with translation MAKVWLITGSGNGLGRDIAEAALAAGDSVVAGARRTEELAPLVAQFGERVKPVRLEVRDEEAAKAAVKLAVDTFGRLDVLVNNAGYGQLGPFEQMSAEDFKAVVDTCFYGVVYTTRAAIPIMRKQKSGHIFQISSIGGRLAYGGNTPYHAAKWAVGGFSDALAMEVAPFGVKVCTLEPGGIRTNWARRAGQNIPEFLPEYEASVGQIFKLLRTIEGREEGNPRKIAELTVQLANSDDVPVRLILGVDAEKRVQQAEAARAAEAEKFHALTVSTVFEDAESILDLINR
- the add gene encoding adenosine deaminase produces the protein MSHLPKVELHLHLDCSLSFEAVSRLDPSISRAEFETGFIAPRRCTSLADFLTRAPRGFRLMQSEAALELVTEDIFQQLAADGVIYAEIRFAPLLHLEKGLTPAAVVAAVDRATERCIAATGVEARLILCTLRHFTPEQSLLTAQLVRRFQGSRVVALDIAGDEAGFPIDAHIPAFRYALEHNLHRTAHAGEARGPDSVWETLRAFQPTRIGHGVRSIEDASLVEHLRRERIHLEVCPSSNVQTCASPSYEEHAVDQLFRAGVSLGINTDCRTITNITLEEEYAQLREHFQWTPDHLFTCNRNALNAAFVEDPERQRLLSRLASA